Proteins from a genomic interval of Oncorhynchus nerka isolate Pitt River linkage group LG13, Oner_Uvic_2.0, whole genome shotgun sequence:
- the LOC115119999 gene encoding transcriptional regulator protein Pur-beta, with protein MADGDSGSERGGSSGGVGGGSGGFQHYQRDQETQELASKRLDIQNKRFYLDVKQNAKGRFIKIAEVGAGGSKSRLTLSMSVAAEFRDYLGDFIEHYAQLGPSSPEQIAQSSGGDDSGPRRALKSEFLVRENRKYYLDLKENQRGRFLRIRQTLNRGPGFGVGSGGVPGGMQSGQTIALPAQGLIEFRDALAKHIDDYGGDDEELAGGGGAGGYSELPEGTSIMVDSKRFFFDVGSNKYGVFMRVSEVKPSYRNSITIPFKAWGKFGGAFSRYAEEMKEIQERPKDKMFERRPGGGVAGGEESEGDEVDDD; from the coding sequence ATGGCCGACGGGGACAGTGGGAGTGAGCGCGGTGGCAGCAGTGGTGGCGTAGGGGGTGGAAGCGGCGGGTTTCAGCACTACCAGCGGGACCAGGAGACCCAGGAGCTGGCCTCAAAGCGACTGGACATCCAGAACAAACGCTTCTACCTGGATGTAAAGCAGAATGCGAAGGGCAGATTCATCAAAATCGCCGAGGTCGGCGCCGGGGGCTCGAAAAGTCGTCTGACCCTTTCCATGTCAGTTGCCGCCGAGTTCCGTGACTACCTGGGGGATTTTATAGAGCACTACGCCCAACTTGGGCCTAGCAGCCCCGAGCAGATCGCTCAGTCATCCGGTGGGGATGACAGTGGGCCTAGGCGGGCCTTGAAGAGTGAGTTCCTGGTTCGAGAAAACCGAAAATACTACCTCGATCTGAAAGAGAACCAGCGGGGGAGGTTCCTCCGCATCAGGCAGACCCTCAACCGAGGCCCCGGGTTCGGAGTAGGAAGTGGCGGAGTCCCTGGTGGAATGCAGTCCGGACAAACCATCGCCCTCCCGGCCCAAGGGTTAATAGAGTTCCGTGACGCCCTAGCCAAACATATAGACGACTACGGAGGAGATGACGAGGAACTCGCCGGTGGCGGAGGAGCAGGGGGCTACAGCGAGCTTCCGGAGGGCACCTCTATCATGGTGGACTCCAAACGGTTTTTCTTCGACGTCGGGTCCAACAAATACGGAGTTTTCATGAGGGTGAGCGAagtcaaacccagctatagaAACTCGATCACTATCCCGTTCAAAGCGTGGGGCAAGTTTGGAGGCGCATTCTCCCGTTATGCCGAAGAGATGAAAGAGATACAGGAGAGACCGAAGGATAAAATGTTTGAAAGGAGACCAGGAGGAGGAGTTGCAGGAGGAGAAGAGTCGGAGGGAGACGAGGTGGACGACGATTGA